The Oryzias melastigma strain HK-1 unplaced genomic scaffold, ASM292280v2 sc00849, whole genome shotgun sequence genome window below encodes:
- the LOC118598475 gene encoding uncharacterized protein LOC118598475, translating to MASPWDSVYEEIEEKLLTLPLPELNEACESLGVPVRESDKDLPRRLRRQILQFLESEEVTSLEDEGMSLLLAFNDKIDELKEKDDDTELRSKKMAPQHPPVAENGTASKNAVGENETVLASKTSETGNTAEKNPTFIHQFYRKDLKIIGQIGEPNQKDKLGFASLERQIQKALKKGYDEGEVVEAIIQAIIPGTKLKSYLESRVDLTLQALRRILRTHYIEKDATELYHSLTRAVQESKETPIQFLVRAMDLRQQVLFASERAESGLKYSSELIQNQFLQTILTGLQDDIIRADLKPYLQNPLVKDEVLLERMTAAYSLEMERKNKLSTTLKPRMAKVATVCEEKGHLDEDRCPQETKKKYKKVETMKRDTLMEKVDQSNKAICEAIQNLSSQIASLNQCPRPQKVKMNERRSWKPRPQTRINKQCHQCRTTDQEGRCNHCYKCGSTDHWAAGCRTKNVAVSTNKIEIQSHAEVKMNHVEKLNQKTPLTGKQQQTAKLVGKRCLVRASLGGVDTTVLWDTGSQVSIVGAHWKKTYLPDTEVRPVEELLEEGALDLSAANGTAIPYEGWIGVDFTLSQNAVSGMSDKPVLVPILVAHGDLERPIIGFNVIEELALTNETSGDQTSSSFMVKRLSSALEVGRKTAKAVLSVLKXCLE from the coding sequence ATGGCATCTCCATGGGACAGTGTTTATGAGGAAATAGAGGAAAAGCTATTGACGTTACCTCTGCCGGAATTAAACGAAGCCTGTGAATCACTTGGAGTTCCTGTCAGAGAGAGTGATAAAGACTTACCTCGTAGGCTGAGGAGACAAATCCTGCAGTTCCTAGAAAGTGAAGAAGTAACATCACTCGAGGATGAGGGGATGTCTTTGTTACTTGCATTTAATGACAAGATTGAcgagttaaaagaaaaagacgatGACACGGAGCTTCGTTCAAAGAAAATGGCGCCTCAGCACCCTCCTGTGGCAGAAAATGGTACCGCATCCAAAAACGCAGTTGGCGAAAATGAAACGGTTTTAGCTTCCAAAACAAGTGAAACGGGTAACACTGCTGAAAAGAACCCCACATTTATCCACCAATTTTACAGGAAGGATCTAAAAATTATTGGACAGATTGGAGAACCAAATCAAAAGGATAAATTAGGATTTGCCAGTCTTGAAAGACAAATTCAAAAAGCTCTGAAAAAGGGATATGATGAAGGAGAAGTTGTTGAGGCTATCATTCAAGCCATTATCCCAGGGACAAAACTGAAAAGTTACCTAGAAAGCAGAGTCGATTTGACACTTCAAGCTCTCAGACGAATACTACGGACACATTACATTGAAAAGGATGCCACAGAACTTTACCACTCACTTACACGTGCCGTGCAAGAATCCAAAGAAACCCCAATTCAGTTTTTGGTCCGAGCCATGGACTTAAGACAACAAGTTCTTTTTGCCTCAGAAAGAGCTGAGTCTGGATTGAAATACAGTTCAGAATTAATCCAAAATCAGTTCCTCCAAACAATCCTTACTGGTCTTCAAGATGACATCATCCGAGCTGATCTAAAACCATATCTGCAAAACCCACTGGTAAAAGATGAGGTGCTTCTGGAAAGAATGACCGCTGCATACAGCCTGGAAATGGAAAGAAAGAATAAGCTTTCAACTACACTTAAACCAAGAATGGCTAAAGTTGCAACTGTTTGTGAGGAGAAAGGTCATCTTGATGAAGACAGATGTCCAcaagagacaaagaaaaagtacaaaaaggtTGAAACAATGAAACGTGACACACTGATGGAGAAGGTTGATCAAAGCAACAAAGCTATATGTGAAGCCATCCAGAATCTTTCCTCTCAAATTGCAAGTTTAAATCAATGTCCAAGaccacaaaaagtaaaaatgaatgagCGACGAAGCTGGAAACCTCGTCCACAGACAAGGATAAACAAGCAGTGTCATCAGTGCCGAACAACAGACCAAGAAGGCAGATGCAATCACTGTTACAAATGTGGGAGCACAGATCATTGGGCAGCTGGTTGTCGTACCAAGAATGTTGCAGTTTCCACCAACAAGATTGAAATTCAGTCACATGCTGAAGTAAAGATGAACCATGTGGAGAAGCTCAACCAGAAAACACCTCTCACTGGTAAGCAGCAACAAACAGCCAAGCTAGTAGGGAAGAGATGTTTAGTCCGAGCGTCCCTTGGTGGTGTTGACACCACAGTGCTGTGGGATACAGGGTCACAGGTATCCATTGTGGGAGCACACTGGAAAAAAACCTACCTTCCAGACACTGAAGTAAGACCAGTTGAAGAGTTGCTTGAAGAAGGTGCATTAGATCTCTCAGCTGCAAATGGAACTGCAATTCCATATGAAGGATGGATTGGAGTTGATTTCACCCTGTCGCAAAATGCTGTGTCTGGAATGAGTGACAAACCAGTGCTGGTTCCAATTTTGGTAGCTCATGGTGACCTTGAACGCCCCATCATTGGGTTTAACGTGATAGAGGAACTCGCTCTGACTAATGAAACATCTGGAGATCAAACTTCGTCTAGCTTCATGGTGAAAAGACTTTCTTCTGCTTTAGAAGTGGGGCGCAAAACTGCTAAAGCCGTCTTATCTGTTCTAAAANTGTGTCTGGAATGA